A stretch of DNA from Streptomyces sp. NBC_01197:
AATCCGCCATGCGGCATCTCGGCGACGAGCGGGATGTGGGTGTTGATCCACACACAGCCGAAGTCGAGGTTCTTGGACATCCGCATGGCGCGGCCGTGGTCCTTGGTCCACACCGAGGAAGCCAGCGCGTACTCCACGCCGTTGGCGTGCGCGAGGGCCTCCGCCTCGTCCTGGAACGACTGGACGGTGATGACCGGGCCGAAGACCTCCTGCTGGATGATCTCGTCGTCCTGCTTCAGGCCTGACACGACGGTCGGGGCGTAGAAGTAGCCCCGGTCGCCGACCCGGTGGCCGCCGGCCTCGACCTTGGCGTGTGCGGGCAGCCGGTCGATGAAGCCGCTGACCTGGGCCAGCTGATTGGCGTTGTTGAGCGGCCCGTACAGCACGTCCTCGTCGTCCGGCTGGCCGGTCTTCGTGTCGGCTGCCGCCTTGGCGAGCGCCGTGACGAACTCGTCGTGGACCGAGGCGTGGACCAGCACCCGGGTGGCCGCCGTACAGTCCTGCCCGGCGTTGAAGTACCCCGCGACCGAGATGTCCTCGACGGCCTTGGCGATGTCCGCGTCCTCGAAGACGACGACGGGGGCCTTGCCGCCCAGCTCCAGATGGACCCGCTTGACGTCCTTGGCCGCGGACTCGGCGACCTGCACCCCGGCCCGTACCGACCCCGTGATGGAGGCCATCGCGGGCACGTTGTGCTCGACCATCGTGCGGCCGGTGTCGCGGTCGCCGCAGACGACGTTGAAGACGCCCTTGGGCGCGACGGCCCCGATGATCTCGGCCATCAGCACCGTGGAGGCGGGCGTGGTGTCGGAGGGCTTGAGGACGACGGTGTTGCCCGCGGCGAGCGCCGGGGCGAACTTCCACACGGCCATCATCATCGGGTAGTTCCACGGCGCGACCTGGGCGCAGACGCCGACCGGCTCGCGCCGGACGATGGAGGTCAGCCCTTCCATGTACTCACCGGCCGAGCGGCCCTCCAGGAGCCGTGCGGCGCCCGCGAAGAAGCGGATCTGGTCCACCATCGGCGGGATTTCCTCGCTGCGGGTCAGCCCGAGCGGCTTGCCGGTGTTCTCGCTCTCGGCCGCGATCAGGTCCTCGGCCCGCTCCTCGAAGGCGTCGGCGATCTTCAGCAGTACGCGCTGGCGCTCCGAAGGCGTGGTGTCGCGCCAGGCGGGGAACGCCGCGGCGGCGGCCTCCATGGCGGCGTCGACATCCGCCTGCCCCGAGAGCGGGGAGGTCGCGTAGACCTCGCCGGTGGCCGGGTTGACCACGTCGATGGTCCGGCCGTCAGCGGCGTCCCGGAACTCCCCGTTGATGTAGTTACGCAGCCGGCGCAGCTCGGTGGTCACAGTGAATCTCCCTCTCCGATGCCCGATGGGTATGTGGTGGATATGTCCCGACGGATGGTGCCCGGTCGATGTCCGGTGGATGTCCCGGTGGGTGAGACACCACCCTAATCGCAAGGACGACGCTTTCGACATACCTGACCACCCAGAACTTCGGATTCAGTTCCCAAATCGGCTTTCTACAACGAATTACATCGCTCAGGGCTTGCATGACGGGCGAGACCTCATGCACAGTGTGGGCGTGGCCAGTCGCAGCGCAGATTCCAGAAACGGGAACGGCACCCCCCCGATCGACGCCGTCTCCCTGGCGATCATCGAACAGCTCCAGCAGGACGGCCGGCGGCCCTACGCCGCGATCGGGAAGGCCGTCGGCCTCTCCGAGGCGGCAGTCCGCCAGCGAGTGCAGAAACTCCAGGACCAGGGCGTCATGCAGATCGTCGCCGTCACCGACCCGCTCACCGTGGGGTTCCGGCGGCAGGCGATGGTCGGCATCACGGTCGAGGGCGACCTCGACCCGGTCGCCGACGCGCTGGCCACCATGAACGAGGTCGACTACGTGGTGATGACCGCGGGCTCCTTCGACCTCATGGTGGAGGTCGTCTGCGAGGACGACAACCACCTGCTCGATCTGATCAACAAGCGGATCCGCGCGCTCCCTGGCGTGCGGGCGACCGAGAGCTTCGTCTACCTCAAGCTGAAAAAACAGACCTACCAGTGGGGCACCCGATAGTCATGAGCAAGGACCTGAGCCAGACCGCGTACGACCACCTGTGGATGCACTTCACGGACATGTCGTCGTACGAGAACGCGCCCGTTCCCACCATCGTGCGTGGCGAGGGCACCTACATCTACGACGACAAGGGCAAGCGCTACCTCGACGGCCTCTCCGGCCTGTTCGTGGTCAACGCGGGCCACGGCCGCCACGAGCTGGCGGAGACCGCGTACAAGCAGGCGCAGGAGCTGGCCTTCTTCCCGATCTGGTCGTACGCCCACCCGAAGGCCGTCGAGCTGGCCGAGCGCCTCGCGAACTACGCGCCCGGCGACCTCAACAAGGTCTTCTTCACCACAGGCGGCGGCGAGGCCGTCGAGACCGCCTGGAAGCTGGCGAAGCAGTACCACAAGCTCACCGGCAACCACCAGAAGTACAAGGTCATCTCCCGCGCGGTCGCCTACCACGGCACCCCGGCGGGCGCCCTGTCCATCACCGGGCTTCCCGGCCTGAAGGCCCCCTTCGAGCCGCTGGTCCCCGGCGCGCACAAGGTTCCCAACACCAACATCTACCGCGCCCCGATCCACGGCGACGACCCGGTGGCGTACGGCCGCTGGGCCGCCGACCAGATCGAGCAGGAGATCCTCTTCGAGGGCCCCGAGACAGTCGCCGCCGTCTTCCTGGAGCCGGTGCAGAACGCCGGCGGCTGCTTCCCGCCGCCGCCCGGGTACTTCCAGCGCGTGCGCGAGATCTGCGACAAGTACAACGTGCTGCTCGTCTCGGACGAGGTCATCTGCGCCTTCGGCCGCCTCGGCACGATGTTCGCGTGTGACAAGTTCGACTACGTGCCGGACATGATCACCTGCGCCAAGGGCATGACGTCGGGCTACTCCCCGATAGGCGCGTGCATCATCTCCGACCGGCTGGCCGAGCCGTTCTACCGCGACGGCAACACCTTCCTGCACGGCTACACCTTCGGCGGCCACCCGGTCTCGGCGGCCGTCGGCAT
This window harbors:
- a CDS encoding gamma-aminobutyraldehyde dehydrogenase, with the translated sequence MTTELRRLRNYINGEFRDAADGRTIDVVNPATGEVYATSPLSGQADVDAAMEAAAAAFPAWRDTTPSERQRVLLKIADAFEERAEDLIAAESENTGKPLGLTRSEEIPPMVDQIRFFAGAARLLEGRSAGEYMEGLTSIVRREPVGVCAQVAPWNYPMMMAVWKFAPALAAGNTVVLKPSDTTPASTVLMAEIIGAVAPKGVFNVVCGDRDTGRTMVEHNVPAMASITGSVRAGVQVAESAAKDVKRVHLELGGKAPVVVFEDADIAKAVEDISVAGYFNAGQDCTAATRVLVHASVHDEFVTALAKAAADTKTGQPDDEDVLYGPLNNANQLAQVSGFIDRLPAHAKVEAGGHRVGDRGYFYAPTVVSGLKQDDEIIQQEVFGPVITVQSFQDEAEALAHANGVEYALASSVWTKDHGRAMRMSKNLDFGCVWINTHIPLVAEMPHGGFKKSGYGKDLSAYGFEDYTRIKHVMTSLDG
- a CDS encoding Lrp/AsnC family transcriptional regulator gives rise to the protein MHSVGVASRSADSRNGNGTPPIDAVSLAIIEQLQQDGRRPYAAIGKAVGLSEAAVRQRVQKLQDQGVMQIVAVTDPLTVGFRRQAMVGITVEGDLDPVADALATMNEVDYVVMTAGSFDLMVEVVCEDDNHLLDLINKRIRALPGVRATESFVYLKLKKQTYQWGTR
- a CDS encoding aspartate aminotransferase family protein, with translation MSKDLSQTAYDHLWMHFTDMSSYENAPVPTIVRGEGTYIYDDKGKRYLDGLSGLFVVNAGHGRHELAETAYKQAQELAFFPIWSYAHPKAVELAERLANYAPGDLNKVFFTTGGGEAVETAWKLAKQYHKLTGNHQKYKVISRAVAYHGTPAGALSITGLPGLKAPFEPLVPGAHKVPNTNIYRAPIHGDDPVAYGRWAADQIEQEILFEGPETVAAVFLEPVQNAGGCFPPPPGYFQRVREICDKYNVLLVSDEVICAFGRLGTMFACDKFDYVPDMITCAKGMTSGYSPIGACIISDRLAEPFYRDGNTFLHGYTFGGHPVSAAVGIANLDIFEREGLNQHVLDNEGAFHSTLQKLNDLPIVGDVRGNGFFYGIELVKDKATKETFNEDETERILYNAVSKGLYEAGLYCRADDRGDPVVQLAPPLISDQSTFDEIESILRTVLTEAWAKI